DNA from Bacillus carboniphilus:
GCTTACCGTTTGCACGGGTCCATCCTCAGTATTAAATCTTATTTTTAAATTATGAACACTTAATATTTTTTCTTCTGACATGAAACAACACCCTTTTTACTTTGACATGATATAGTCGTATGCGATTTTACTCACTCGAGCAATAGCCTCTTCTCCATCTACCACTTTTTCAAGGTTTTTCGTAAAACAGGTAATAACAAACGGCCTATCTGCAAAGACGATTCCAGAATCCGCCCTTACTCCTTCTACTCCACCAGGCTTATTGGCAACGACCACATGCTTCGGCAAGTATTTATGAATTTGATTACGGTAAAGCTGGCGTTTCATAATCCCAATAATGCCATCTGAGGCCTCGCGGTTGATTACTCTTCCATGGTACAAATCCGAAACTAAGCTTGTCACACAACGAGGAGTCGCTACATTGTTATCCTTTTGGTCACTATCATATTTTCCGTTCAGATTATATTCGGAGTGCCCTCTTCTTCGTTCAAATTCTGCTAAAATTTCTGGCCAGGCTTTATCTGATAAATCTTCTTGATCCAAACCTACTAAACTAAATAAAATTTCCTTAGCGGTTATTACAACGTTGATCTCGTCATATCCAAATTCTTGTAAGGTCTTATTGATATTGTGAATTCCAAGTTTGTCGAAAAGCATATCCGTCGCTGTATTATCACTAATCTGGATCATGACGGTCGCCAAGTCCTTTACGGTTGGATTCAAACCAGGCTGCCAATCTTTCAAAACTCCACCTCCAGGGGCTTGGAATTCTGAATGGATGGTTAGACGATCATCTAAACTCAGCTTGCCTTCCTGAACTTGCTTAAACAATTCTACGAGAATAAAAATCTTAAACGTGCTTGCAGTCGGGAACCACTCACTTGAATTCACATGAATTTCTTCCCCATCTACTAAATCTTTGATGGCAACTCCTAAGGTACCGTTTAATCCACTGACGACCTTCTCGATTTCATTTTTCACGTCAATAATACCCTTTGTTTCCACTTGGACATCCCTCTTTCCTTAATATTCCTATATTTCAATCATGACGTTCCTTTTAATCTTGGATCTAAAACGTCTCTTAATACGTTCCCTAGTAAATTGAAGCCTAGTACTGTTAGTAAAATTGCAATACCTGGGAAGTTAACAATCCAAACGGCATTCGTCATATAAATCCGAGCACTCACTAACATGGCTCCCCATTCTGGACTAGGAGGCTGGGCACCAAGACCAAGAAAGCTTAATCCAGCTGCCATCAATACAGCAGAAGGAAATTGGAGAGTAATTAAAACGATAATAGATGACGTAATATTGGGAACAATATGCGAAAAAATAATCTTGGTATTTAACGATCCTGATGCTTTGGCTGCCATTATAAAATCCTGTTCCCTAATCGAGATGGTGGTTCCCCGAACAACCCTCGCAAAAATAGGAATTCCACGTATCCCGACCGCAATCATTGCGTTCGTTAAGCTTGGTCCAAGAATCGCAATAATGGCTAGAGCCATGATAAAGCTTGGAAAAGCGAGAACCACATCCAATACTGCCGTTAGGGCAATATCAAGTTTCCCTCTAAAGTACCCAGCTAGTAATCCTAGTAGACCGCCGACAATAAGAGAGATTCCTACACTAATGAGACCTACTTGTAAGGTGATACGAGCCCCATGAACGACTCGACTATAGACGTCTCTTCCGAATTCATCGGTTCCAAACCAATGTTCAGAGGAAGGAGGCTGAAGTCGGTCCATAATTTGTTGTTCCTCCGGATCATGCGTACTTATGGCTTC
Protein-coding regions in this window:
- a CDS encoding serine hydrolase; the encoded protein is METKGIIDVKNEIEKVVSGLNGTLGVAIKDLVDGEEIHVNSSEWFPTASTFKIFILVELFKQVQEGKLSLDDRLTIHSEFQAPGGGVLKDWQPGLNPTVKDLATVMIQISDNTATDMLFDKLGIHNINKTLQEFGYDEINVVITAKEILFSLVGLDQEDLSDKAWPEILAEFERRRGHSEYNLNGKYDSDQKDNNVATPRCVTSLVSDLYHGRVINREASDGIIGIMKRQLYRNQIHKYLPKHVVVANKPGGVEGVRADSGIVFADRPFVITCFTKNLEKVVDGEEAIARVSKIAYDYIMSK
- a CDS encoding ABC transporter permease; translation: MSNVELTKRKSEELTVVLPKEKTVKERFFKSDFWKTTRRIWRNPSAKIGGFIILVLLVMALFPEAISTHDPEEQQIMDRLQPPSSEHWFGTDEFGRDVYSRVVHGARITLQVGLISVGISLIVGGLLGLLAGYFRGKLDIALTAVLDVVLAFPSFIMALAIIAILGPSLTNAMIAVGIRGIPIFARVVRGTTISIREQDFIMAAKASGSLNTKIIFSHIVPNITSSIIVLITLQFPSAVLMAAGLSFLGLGAQPPSPEWGAMLVSARIYMTNAVWIVNFPGIAILLTVLGFNLLGNVLRDVLDPRLKGTS